In a single window of the Botrytis cinerea B05.10 chromosome 10, complete sequence genome:
- the Bcape4 gene encoding Bcape4 — MSNRNLSTAEAKAHDFLDFLNASPGPYHAVHSAIQRLSKAGFTEIKERDNWSTSLQPGGKYYLTRNASSIVAFAIGKKWKAGNPIAMIGAHTDSPTLRIKPVSKKQASGFIQVGVETYGGGIWTSWFDRDLSIAGRAMVKDGDGNFVQKLVKIDRPILRIPTLAIHLNRATSFDPNKETELFPIAGLVAAELNRTGASENGPTPSEESKDSDEYKPLQAMTARHHPYIVELIAKNVGVGIDDIVDFEMILYDTQKACLGGLNNELIYSGRLDNLGMTYCSVEGLIESVKDSAALDDESSIRLITCFDHEEIGSTSAHGAASNLLPAVLRRLSVIPASTAGPGSSSSYDMVHRESDVEIATAYEQTLASSFLISADMAHSIHPNYAQKYEQDHRPEMNKGTVIKINANQRYATNSPGIVLLQEVARKAKPSADSKDGKSGVPLQLFVVRNDSSCGSTIGPMLSAALGTRTLDLGNPMLSMHSIRECGGAFDVEHGIRLFESFFNHFSHLEGKILVD, encoded by the exons ATGTCCAACCGAAATCTATCAACTGCGGAAGCAAAGGCACACGActttctcgatttcctcaATGCTTCACCTGGTC CCTACCATGCAGTACACTCTGCCATTCAACGACTTTCTAAAGCGGGCTTCACAGAGATCAAGGAGCGAGATAACTGGTCGACCAGTTTACAACCCGGGGGAAAGTATTATCTCACCAGAAATGCTTCTTCAATCGTCGCTTTCGCCATCGGTAAGAAGTGGAAGGCCGGTAACCCAATTGCCATGATTGGTGCGCACACCGATTCTCCTACCTTACGTATCAAGCCGGTATCCAAGAAACAAGCTTCTGGTTTTATACAAGTGGGTGTGGAGACATATGGGGGTGGCATCTGGACATCGTGGTTCGATAGAGATTTGAGCATAGCGGGGAGAGCCATGGTTAAAGATGGGGATGGAAACTTTGTACAAAAACTCGTCAAAATCGATCGACCAATCCTCCGCATTCCTACTCTGGCCATTCATCTCAATCGTGCCACAAGTTTCGATCCGAATAAAGAGACCGAATTGTTTCCAATTGCCGGGCTGGTGGCTGCCGAGTTGAATCGTACAGGAGCGAGCGAGAACGGGCCGACTCCATCAGAGGAGAGTAAGGACTCGGATGAATACAAACCCTTGCAAGCGATGACCGCTCGTCATCATCCATACATTGTGGAACTGATTGCAAAGAATGTAGGTGTTGGTATTGATGATATCGTTGACTTTGAAATGATCTTATACGATACACAAAAAGCTTGTTTGGGTGGGTTGAACAATGAACTCATCTATTCGGGCAGATTGGACAATTTGGGCATGACCTACTGCAGCGTTGAAGGACTGATCGAATCGGTAAAGGATTCTGCTGCtttggatgatgaatcatCAATCAGACTAATCACCTGTTTCGATCACGAAGAAATTGGTAGTACATCCGCGCACGGAGCAGCCTCTAACCTTCTCCCCGCGGTTCTCAGACGTCTCTCCGTGATCCCCGCTTCCACTGCCGGTCCCGGCTCATCGTCTTCCTACGACATGGTTCACCGTGAGTCCGACGTCGAAATCGCCACAGCCTACGAACAAACccttgcttcttctttcctcatcTCTGCAGACATGGCccactccatccatcccaactACGCGCAAAAATATGAACAAGACCATCGTCCTGAAATGAACAAAGGAACCGTCATTAAAATTAACGCAAATCAACGATATGCCACCAATTCCCCTGGTATAGTCCTTCTTCAAGAAGTTGCCCGTAAGGCCAAACCTTCCGCAGATtcgaaagatggaaagagtgGTGTACCACTCCAACTCTTCGTGGTCAGAAATGATAGCAGTTGTGGAAGTACTATTGGACCTATGTTGAGCGCAGCGCTAGGAACCAGAACCCTTGATCTGGGTAATCCAATGTTGAGTATGCATAGTATTAGAGAATGTGGAGGAGCATTTGATGTAGAGCATGGAATTCGTCTGTTTGAAAGtttcttcaatcatttctCGCATTTGGAGGGAAAGATCTTGGTAGATTAG
- the Bcrpo26 gene encoding Bcrpo26, whose protein sequence is MSDDEENYDGGFSPAYDEAEEPEYDPEGMEDINNVSTGEVDDVAVSTQNPDQLLTTGERGVVTSGDLHAANRAKSNIAPKDKKIPKEQRTTTPYMTKYERARILGTRALQISMNAPILVDQEGETDPLQIAIKELRDKKIPLIVRRYMPDGWYEDWTCEELLQ, encoded by the exons ATGTCTGACGACGAAGAGAACTATGATGGCGG ATTCTCCCCAGCCTACGATGAAGCCGAAGAGCCAGAGTATGATCCCGAAGGAATGGAAGATATAAACAACGTTTCCACTGGCGAAGTAGACGATGTCGCCGTATCGACCCAGAACCCCGATCAGCTCCTTACTACCGGCGAGCGCGGTGTCGTCACGTCGGGAGATTTGCATGCTGCCAACCGAGCCAAAAGCAATATTGCGCCTAAGGACAAGAAAATTCCAAAGGAGCAAAGGACTACCACACCCTACATGACCAAATACGAGCGTGCGCGTATCTTAGGCACTAGAGCCTTGCAAATTAGTATGAATGCGCCGATTTTGGTTGATCAGGAGGGTGAGACGGATCCATTGCAAATTGCGATTAAGGAGTTAAGGGACAAGAAGATCCCGTTGATCGTTAGACGCTATATGCCCGATGGATG gtATGAAGATTGGACTTGCGAGGAATTGCTGCAGTGA
- the Bcafi1 gene encoding Bcafi1, whose amino-acid sequence MASALPYAPPSRKANSTIMSMQALRPTTRGTIGSGTTSSNGSFQRRTSLSSFPSSRSPSVMSQRRPSRSPNPPPIDTDRTSDPSTVLSKTPTSGVSSQHSSLSAPNKYSSSAHPARRLKSQYPRGDTENHVEYILVASFDIDKGPIMEHQYPVAITGDEHMLAELMLPDQAHVRNQDWTIFFLHKDTSQDEEEAEEKAERRRLRKAKKEARAALFESGNVDPLERVEGSEEDSSEEDEPEGGEGPPLIYVLNLVNTKQDKTAKRGAVVKAMAICTRHPFLHIYKPLLLLALEEYFKTPQPSTLAELYEAVNTMDLSLMPKLSILERHLLQASDNKDLFVEKFEQMIQMRMAEDKGEALDDMAAMSESPERRPGLVRNGTKAHVQQLIHSNYSVPRDTHEFETKVMYNGIPIPIKVPVAVSPETVGDFSLVKLIQTYNDPHVKSPIPFALHPHLTTGGVHTHPIIVLVNAMLTQKRVIFLGHNRPSGEVAEAVLAACALASGGILRGFTRHAFPYTDLSKIDDLLKVPGFIAGVTNPTFENHPEWWDVLCDIPSGRMKISSRIEQAPLTEGLANFQQQNPAYASATNVATSTSQAASDPTGDAAFMNDVIRSIAARHGEGVIRAKWRDWVVKFTRISAQFEESVYGASALYIGVEKAEPGNENVSGHGYVWPDDHAKFRELASNVNRIEGWRATRSYYSFKQDLVQLYNFRPLKALDLHHLHDRLRMTKLTPGASRDIYVAMERYTHSYDEICQLLAVAPESHAGLFYIALGLFHKDRDVRMRVVDLLERISDHEAGRHWWKALSRFEKLAFIRIRREAEAEMRAKLGGVERDIPADGDAMVLGRRVS is encoded by the exons ATGGCATCGGCACTTCCATATGCGCCTCCAAGTCGCAAGGCCAATTCTACGATTATGTCGATGCAAGCACTTCGTCCCACCACGCGGGGTACAATAGGAAGTGGAACAACAAGTTCGAATGGGAGTTTCCAACGGAGAACCTCCTtgtcttcatttccatcctctCGTTCTCCTTCAGTCATGTCACAACGTCGTCCCTCACGAAGTCCGAATCCCCCACCAATAGACACGGATCGAACTTCTGATCCAAGTACCGTCCTTTCTAAAACTCCCACCAGTGGTGTATCCTCCCAACACTCATCATTATCCGCTCCAAATAAATATAGTTCAAGTGCACATCCTGCCAGAAGACTGAAATCACAATATCCTCGAGGAGATACAGAGAACCATGTCGAATATATACTGGTGGcatcatttgatattgacaAGGGACCAATTATGGAACATCAATACCCTGTTGCTATAACGGGCGATGAACATATGTTAGCAGAATTGATGTTGCCAGATCAAGCCCATGTTCGAAACCAAGATTGGACGATATTCTTCCTACATAAAGATACCAGTCAGGACGAAGAAGAGGCAGAGGAGAAAGctgaaagaagaagattacgaaaggcaaagaaggaaGCTAGGGCAGCTCTCTTTGAGAGTGGGAATGTTGACCCTTTAGAAAGGGTGGAAGGTAGTGAGGAGGATTCAtcggaagaagatgaacCAGAAGGAGGCGAAGGTCCGCCTCTAATATATGTTTTAAATCTTGTGAACACCAAGCAAGACAAGACGGCCAAAAGAGGGGCTGTAGTGAAAGCTATGGCAATATGTACTCGACATCCATTTCTGCACATTTATAAG CCACTTCTATTGTTAGCTCTTGAGGAATACTTCAAAACGCCTCAACCATCAACGCTGGCGGAGTTATATGAGGCAGTGAATACAATGGATCTATCATTAATGCCCAAATTGAGCATACTCGAACGTCATCTTCTACAAGCTAGTGACAACAAAGATCTATTTGTAGAGAAGTTTGAGCAAATGATTCAAATGCGTATGGCAGAGGACAAAGGCGAAGCGCTAGATGATATGGCAGCCATGTCCGAAAGTCCAGAAAGGAGACCAGGTCTGGTGCGAAATGGTACAAAAGCGCATGTCCAACAACTCATACATTCGAACTACTCGGTACCTCGGGATACACACGAATTTGAGACCAAGGTTATGTACAATGGAATTCCGATACCCATCAAGGTTCCCGTTGCAGTATCTCCTGAGACAGTTGGGGATTTTTCTCTTGTTAAACTCATACAGACATACAACGATCCTCATGTCAAATCCCCCATTCCGTTCGCGCTACATCCTCATCTTACAACGGGAGGTGTACATACTCATCCTATCATTGTGTTAGTCAATGCAATGTTAACTCAAAAACGCGTCATCTTCCTTGGGCACAATCGTCCATCAGGTGAAGTTGCTGAAGCTGTACTTGCAGCTTGCGCTTTAGCATCCGGAGGAATTTTACGTGGATTCACTCGCCATGCTTTTCCATATACCGATCTTAGTAAAATCGACGACCTTTTAAAAGTGCCAGGGTTTATCGCAGGTGTAACAAATCCAACTTTCGAGAACCACCCGGAGTGGTGGGACGTATTATGTGACATACCATCTGGTCGAATGAAGATCAGTAGTCGAATCGAACAAGCACCACTTACGGAAGGACTTGCAAACTTCCAGCAACAAAACCCGGCTTATGCCAGTGCTACAAATGTCGCAACCTCAACTAGCCAAGCCGCCAGTGATCCAACGGGCGATGCTGCATTTATGAATGATGTTATCCGCAGTATTGCAGCTAGACATGGTGAAGGTGTTATCCGAGCCAAATGGCGAGATTGGGTTGTCAAATTCACTAGAATTTCGGCACAATTTGAAGAGAGTGTTTACGGCGCAAGTGCTTTATATATTGGGGTAGAAAAAGCAGAGCCTGGCAATGAAAACGTCAGCGGCCATGGATACGTTTGGCCTGATGATCATGCGAAATTCCGTGAGCTCGCTAGTAATGTGAATCGGATTGAGGGCTGGAGAGCCACTCGAAGTTACTATAGCTTCAAGCAG GACCTAGTGCAACTGTACAACTTTCGACCTCTCAAAGCTCTTgaccttcatcatctacaCGATCGTCTACGAATGACAAAGCTTACTCCTGGTGCAAGTCGTGATATATACGTTGCCATGGAGAGATACACACATTCATATGATGAAATATGTCAGCTTCTAGCTGTAGCACCCGAATCACATGCAGGACTTTTCTATATTGCGCTTGGACTTTTTCACAAAGATCGAGATGTTCGAATGAGAGTTGTCGATTTGTTGGAGAGGATCAGCGATCATGAAGCTGGACGACATTGGTGGAAAGCCTTGAGTCGATTCGAGAAACTAGCTTTTATTCGCATTAGgagagaagcagaagcagagaTGAGAGCTAAGTTGGGGGGTGTGGAGAGAGACATCCCGGCTGATGGCGATGCAATGGTTTTGGGAAGGCGGGTCAGTTGA